tcagcaaaaatatagcaatatcgcaaaatgatcaagcatgacacatagaatggacctgctatccccgtttgaataagaaaatctaatttcagtaggcctttaacctgaaTGTGTGCGCTATAATTATCCAAGGGAATATTCCAGAATACCTGTCCGCCGCTCCATCTCCATTCAGGGTAACAAAGGCATACTGTCTGAGCAAGGAGCAAGTGTTGATCTCCCCATAAGGAGCAAAAAGCTTGTTGAGTTCGTCTTGGGTTGCATCTAAAGGAAGGTTGCCCACAAACAACTTGACGTAGTCTCCGCTCATCTCTGTAACAACCAGGACATCTGCAGGAGAACGTTTCACAAGTGTCACATTAGAAAATAAGgaggtttaaaaaagtaaatagcATGATAAACGGGGCTTTGCACAAATTAAAAGTGACAATTAAACTTAGTTATCACAACGCCATATAGTTTTCCAAGCTATTTCAATTAATTAAAATTTAATCGACGCGAGCTTGGGCTAACAGGTAGCTAAGCAAACAAATCTGTTAGCCTCATGTCACCGAATGACTTTGGCCTACGCGTGGCGAGTGAGCCCCTGGATAAGACTTACACATATTACACCTGGCAACTGTAATGGCGAGAAACCAAGTCAATAACGCAACAAACAGAAACGACATCGCTAGCCATTTTGTAGCAGGTATGCTAACACTAGCTAAACTAGCTAGACTCGCTTTCAATAAGATTCGTGAGATACGTCCCTGTATTCTTTGATCTCGTTTGCTTTTATTCGGTTAGTTTTGAGGACAACACATTTCGCCCCTTATCGTATGGCTATTTTACATACACAAATAGGGAAAATAAGAACAACTGTAGCATTGCTTTAGCTGACGGAGTTTCTTACCCAACGCGGTCCTGGAGCTGTGTTTCAAATTCCACATCCGGCTCCGGTTTCGTGGGCGACAGGGGGCGCACTTTTGCCACACAACGGAAACGTCCGATtgaatttttgattgattgattgattgatacttttattagtagattgcacagttcagtacatattccgtactattgaccactaaatggtaagacccgaataaggttttcaacttgttcaagtcagggtccacgttaatcaattcatggtataaatcaTAGCAGAGGATATGGTTAATAATTAATATAAATTAATGAAATACCATTTCATTAATTAATaatgaaaatacaaataatactttttttttaatttatccgtgtaatttttttaaacaagtaatGATTAGCTTTCCAAATGATGACGTCAGAGATCGTTGTTAgagatagtatatatatgtaacggTGTAGAAAACAGATGTTCCTTTTGCttgattaaattatgaatgaagtgttgcaacagcgcTTGTTGCTGGCGAAAAGTGGTATGTACGGTTACCTGTGGGATGTGCTGAGAACTGTGACGCCTCCAAGTCTAAACtgagaatcccgtgacccaagtggactcacagtctTACAATTTGCACTGTTTAGCAGGACACTGTAATAAAATAAGTTCATAATCCACCTGGTGCCAGTGATATATTGAAGCGACAGCAGTGTGGAGCTACATTTTGCCACATATTGTCGACCGTCACATACTATCAACGTTGCGACAGCAAAAATATCAAAGGAACTGTAGATAAATCTGTCGATAAAAGTAGTACTTCGGCGCGTAAAACAATTTATGTCcactttcttttttatttttattttataaacctttatttataaaatgtaacatatgaatacaatcaataaataataataatcaaaacaagtacagaaataGTAAAATAAACCTACAAAAACGGCGCCAGGGAGTTGTTATctcaataaaatagaaaataaaatcgAATGCAAAATTTATATATGTAAACAAATGTAAAGCCACAGGCTCACATAAtccaaatttggaacacagcatcatagttttcacacctttttggttgttagaggtagaaagcGTTTAAaagtattgattgattggttgattgattgattgaacattttattagtagattgcacagtacaatacatattccgtacaattgacaaaacccgaatacgtttttcaacttgtttaagtcagggtccacggaGAGTCAAGTGgtctaattcttttttaaaggcacaaaaaacaggtcggaaattgagaaacttacatttatgaatataaaacctaGCCAATAGTATATGACGCTGCAGatataaaattcattttcaaatgtttacttttcTCATACTGTGTACATCCAAATAGGACatatttaaaacaaagcacacatttgtactgaatattgtccaggatgaaacgACTGAAGCCCTGCCATAGTGTTCAAGGGCTTTCACAAGTCCACTTTCCTTTTTCCCGATACTGTTTCCAGACAGGTGAGAGAGGAGGAGCCATAGACGAGGAAGAAGACGATCTACAGGAAAAGAACCAAAGAAGAAGAAGGCGACTTGGACATGAGCAGAAGTCACACGTCATAACAGGCCAGGCCGTTAAATAATGTTATTTTCTACGGTAATAAGTTATTGGTAAAATTAGGAGCATGTTCTGCTATCCTAAAGAGGGGTTAAAAGGAAGGAGAAGAGCAACAAGGTAAAAAGGTGTTCAGACTTGTTGTGTTTAAGCTGTTATACGTGGGTTCCATATCCATTCcacttatgttgtttttttagtggTAGGTTTGGATTCTGGTTGAGCGTGTCCcctaacattttttttctgcagcTCCTACGACTACTGCACTTAAAACCAAGTCTGGACTTGCTTACACAGTCCTGGATTTACTACGCAGGTGTGTGCAGGTCTtcctgttgtaaaaaaaaaaccctgagcCATTTTTCTTGCTTGTTTGCACCGCCAGTACATAAACCAAGACTGTGCTTTTGCAGATGGCACAGCAGGAGGAGCCTCTCTATGACTTTCCCGAACCAACCGAGCCGTCAGAGGGCAAGTTCCCAGGCCACCAGAGAGGATGCGGATCCCTGAAGAGCATCAGCGTACTGGACCGGCTCCTGTTGACGGTCCCTGTATGGCTCCAGCTCTCGATCAACGCCGCCACTGCGCTCCACATACTACAAAGGGAGCCTCCAGGGGTCAGAATGTATACATAAGTCATACAAGAGTAGAAACaacaagtaaaaacaaaaaagggaATTATGATTTTTGCTGCATGCTTTAATTGGGAAAAAGTAgcaccatctggtggacaaatatAAAAGTTGAAAGCCAGCAGTCCACAGTTCAAATTTTAAGGCACATCATTGCATTTGTTTATGTTTAgataaatgtgttaatgaaaatgGCATTTTGAAATAAGACAAATATGGTAATGAAATGCGttggaccaggggtgtcaaaagtacggTCCGAGGGCTGCATCAgggccgcgaacaggttttacccggcccgcaggatgagtttgctaaatataaaaattaacctaaaattttttaatgaaagaaaccgctgttcaacatgtgtccactagatgtagcaatagcaattatttgtatctttgtagatcaggggtgtcaaactcaaatacagagtgagccaaatttaaaacggaacaaagccgcgggccaaggttgaacaaattaaccttttaatagggacccaaacaagttttgcattaaatattgaacatgcaaggcttatataactttagtgacatgcaaaatccagtttcaaataataataataataataattaaaaaaataccaatggcatatcaaattaaattttaataaaaatggtatgcctttttttcaatttgcaatcttctgaggtaaatataatattttttccacaggctaataatacatttgaaaataaaaaaacaataatgaatgaaccaaacattcaaaccTTGAAGTAGCAATAGAAAATGcacgaataaaacgttaattattggtcagtttgctggaagttacCCGGAAAAGTTAGTTCTGCAgtggcttctgggtatttgttctgttgtgttacggtgcggatgttcacccaaaatgtgtttgtcatttttgtttggtgtgggttcacagtgtggcgcatatttgaaacagtgctaaagttgtttatatggccaccctcagtgtgacctgtatggctgttggccaagtatgcgttgcattcacttgtgcgtgtgtgtgtgtgtgtgtgtgtaaaagccacaaatattatgtgacacgctgttagtatggaggaaaagcggacgtgacgacaggttgtagagaacgctaaaggcagtgctgtaaatgcacgcccccaatatagttgtccaggtggaaatcggtagaaattcgggagaatggttgccccgggagattttcgggaggggcactgaacttcgggagtctaccaggaaaattaggagggttggcaagtatgagtattaccggtgaatgcggtgttacagcggcaccgactcTGTATaacaccggtgggccagctctaatgctagattgatattgcctcaagggccgaattaaattacacggcgggccagatttggcccgcgggccagagtttgacacccatgttgtagatgatgctgcatgtgtacaaaataaaccacatgatgttagtacgtCAGTCGAAGAAAATGatcaaattacataaataacatactgtaatttgattttgatattttttcatgtcgataaaatgactgaaaattaacaccaataagttgactgattatcacataatttattcagaaaatataaataacaacatatacagatagaatactattttccacaacatttaagtgtaaaaaaaacaacattatgaattgtacaatttcagaatgtgattgttttctttgtttaaaaatagaacaatctgaagttgtctttatttttaagttatcgtaccGTGATTTTACCGGTCTGCCCCACTTGGGattggatttttctccatgtggcccctgatctgaaatgagtttgacacccctggtttagacgaTACCAAATAGATGATATTTAACGTAAATTATGTACATTTTGCTGACGATAGAGCTTCTGATGCCATCGTTGTTTTGTGATAATACATGTCAAGATGTGCCCCGCAAATTTGACAGCGTCAATGCTATGTCGTTTCCTCACAAGCAAAATAGAGGCTGAcataatcctggcctccatggcggcaaataaagTCTGTTTCTTTCTGGAGGACAAGGAAGAGCTAAACACACCGTAGGATCGACTATGTGTAGTGTATGGCGTACGAGGAAACAATATACCATGCTAATCGCTATGCTAGAGCTATTTAATGTAAACAACGGTCGATACAAATTTCAACAGAAACGATACCAAGTATAATATCAATGTATGGTCGGTACTACAGTGATaagattcatattttttttactataataaagtttttattgttattgtttacaaactctggAAATAAGTCCCTAGATACAAGACTATAAAGGCCAAACCCAAAAGACTTCAATTagagccaatagtagtttttggCTTGTTTAGTTATTTGCACTATTGACTGCATTGTAaaatattgtatgtaataaaagggatcaggaaaaattacttgtaatatttaattgatattgttacaccgaCATTTTGTGTTtctgtctgattataattgtgatcaaaaattaaatgatcagtatcagcattggtgtgaccaatactgcccctgtaacttCTTGGCATTGTATCAATACCTACATTTGTAGTattgcccaaaactaatgtaaagtagccTAATAACAGAAGAACAATagctacattttagaagaaatgTGGATAGAACCATGCTACCAAAAATGTAACTAGATATTAACAGcaaatagttttgagaaaataagaCAACCGAAATTACGACTCAGTGTAAcccgttttgaaatggttctcTCATCATTTACATACCAAATAATGAAGATTTGAGGCCATATCGCCTCGTTTGGCCATTGTAGGCTTATTTAAAGTACAGActtgtactttaaaaaaaaaaaaaaaaaatcctgtggaAAAGTCACGCAATAATGCGTTAGCACAGCCAAAACTGATTGAAAATGTTAGAACAAATATGGATGTCTTATGGGTTTTTAGTCTGATGTGTTGTTTCGCAGACATTCTTGGTGCGCAAGTCTCTCACGTCCAAGAGAAATGTGCTGTGTGTGCGCCTGGTGGATGACAGCGTGCCATCCTTTGTGCAGCAATTTGGTATCAGGGCGGAATGTTCAAGTAAGTACTATTCATAATACGTGACCTGTGAACCCATACTTCAAAGTTGCACCTGTCCTGTCGTGTCCGTCTCAGCTCTTTCTCTGGAGACTTCAGCCATCAGCTTTCCAGACCTTCCAAGACTTATTTCATTCTACTGTGTCAGCAGGTAAAATACCCTTTCTTACTATACTCATGTATTAATAAATAGTATTATCACTAATGGTATAAACATGATGATTTTGCCAGAGATGTTTTACCCTTCCCCCTGGAGCTCCCTGAAGCCATTGCTAAAGCAACCTCCCACAAAGAGCTGGAGTCCATCTCTCATATGGGAGTAGGTTGGTATCTTTTGCATATTTAAACCCAAATCCAGTAAATCCCTGTTGTttgcataaattatttttgaagaATGGCGAAAAATGGACGTACCTATAAAAAGCTCTAAAAGGCCTATTTTAATACTTTTGTCTAACCCTCTTAAAggtattaaacatatttttatatcAGTTTTACACATTAAAAGACAATTGCAGGTTGGGAGGGATATTCCTAATAGATACCAATGTataatctgaattttttttaaatgtatttatggttAGTGCTATTGATTTTACCAATATTAACAGAATATCCAAACTAGTTTATTCTTTCCTGTAATTACATGCAATTGTTTGAGTGAaacagtcaatagtacacaactaAAAAATCCAAAAAGTACAATCTAGTACTCTTTTAGATCCTCTGGTTTTTGCCCACACAGTCCTCCTGTCTCCGAACATTTTGTAAACattgacaaataaaataaaatccctcTACTATTGATCACATATTGACACTACCTTTGGTACAGTAGACAGTATCAATATATGGATCGATCAACTAAGCACCGTTATTTTATCTTCTCTCGAGACTCTTAAATCTATTCGATTATTTCCagttaataactgcttactttctgttgtaacgcAGTTCAAGCTACACTTCATGTTTACTAAGCACCTATTTGTCGAGCTCAGTggttctcactttttttttttcaaccaagtaccacctcagaaaacacttggctctcaaaGTTTCACCATaatgatcatacttgccaaccctcacgatttttacGGGAGACTCCAGACCTTCAGTGCCcctgccgaaaatctcccggggcaaccattctcctgaatttcttccgatttccacccggacagcaatatttcgggcgtgccttaaaggcactgcctttaaagtCTTCTACAACCTGTTATCACGTCCACTTTTTctcaatacaaacagcgtgctgaccAAGTGACTTAATTTGTGcggcttaaacacacacacaagtgaatgcaatgcatacttgatcaacagccatacaggtcacactgaggatggccgtataaacaactttaacacaaatatgctccacactatgaatccacaccaaacaagaatgacaaacacatttcgggagaacatccgcaccgtaacgcaacataaacacaacagaacaaatacccagaaccctttgcagcactaactcttccgggacgctacaatatacacccccactaccaccaaaccatGCCCCCCCCCAATGCCTCCCACctcaatctcccgaattcggagatctaaaggttggcatgtatgatcaacatttaaatacagtagtgtattaggcctaagtattcatttaaaaaaggcAGAGGTTTTTTTGAcaagtatattaaatatttttggccactgttttAATATTACAGACAATGCACAAACAATTATACTCAATGTACAGTACGacttatttggcgtaccactagtggaACCCCTAACACAATTTGAGAATAACTGGTCTAGCTTAAACTAGTTTAGCAATTAGCATGAATTCTTCTGCTTGATCTTAGTCTGTTTATAGcatgtttagccttgtcctccagtCTCCCAGTGATGATGTGTAAGAATTGTAGATTATTTGCCAAAGTGAAGGATTATTAACGTCAGGGAGCGGCTCCACAGGTGTATGGACTATGGGCATACAGTTAGCTGCTGGCCGCCTCTGTCAACTGGTACACCAAAACACATATGTCTGCTTGTAGGGATCAGCATTGGCTGATTACATACTTTTTCACAGAAATCGTCAGATATTGATTTGTGGTCGATATAAAATATAAACGCAAGCTAATGGAGGTTGGCCAAAACCGATCCAACGGTATTATTGatgcatttctatattattaACGGTGTATTCATTGTGTTATGATCATATAAAACAATGTTAATAGCATTAATTAAACACCCACTACTTTTTACAGAATTCTGGAACTCGCATTTGAATGTCCGCGGGCCACGAGAGGCCCCAAAGACCGAGGAGAAGAGCCAAAACTCTCCAATCTCAGCCATAGCCACTGCTAATTCGCAAACAATCCCTGCATCCCAAACCGATTCCAGCCCGCAGCTTGACTCAGAGCTAAATGCAACTCCTGAATCAGACCCCAATTCCACCCTGTTTCGAGAGTTCTGCCCGATCGAGACGCGCAGCCCCAGAGAGCTGGACTGCGGCTCAGGCCTGGGCGCTCTCTGCTTCATCAACCCTCTCTTCCTGCAGTCTGACAGCATCCTTTCCAAACGGCGCTTAATGAAACGCAGCTTCAAGGTCCGGGTGTCCACAGAGACGTCCACCCTGCTGTCGCCCCCACTCGCTCGTCCGCCCCCGCCACCCCTCATGCCCAAAACTAAAGGAAAATGTAAAGCTTTGAAGCAGGCCGAACCTCAGAACATTTCTGAGGGTCAAAAACAAATGGAAGCCTCCCAACTACCAACAGTGGCAGAGCATCCACCTGAAGACACAGATTACATGCAGCCACCACCAGCCATCACATCCTCTCTTTCTCCATCACTCTCTCCTTATCTAGCACCACCCCTTCCCCCCAAAACGTCTCCCGCCCCTCAGGACCCTTCCAGCGCATCTTTAGCCACTCACTATCAATTTCCATCTCTTTCGCCCAAGGCTCCCAGTGCTTCCCTTTCTCCCTATCAGTCACCATCTTCTTCCCCCTTCTCTTTAACACCCTTCTGTTCTCCAGTTATTTCTCCAATGGCAGAGGAAGCCTGTCAGAAAACACCTACTTTCACATCAAGCCAACATGGGCTAGAGaagaaaataaatgataataaagtGGAAGAACTACACAGAGAAATGGAAGCATCTACACTTGACACAGACAGCCGTGGTTCCTTTGATGGCCTTGAGGAGGCTGCAGAGATGGCACAAAAGACTGCAGTACAGCAAAAAAGTGATATCCAGCAAAATTAATCTTTAAACTAATGCAGCATCAATTACACAAATTGCAATGTGGAATACTGTCACTTCAAATAAATGCTCATGGATGGATAAACTGTAAGGTAAGATTTGGGCCTTACATAAGTATGTGTATATTACATTAATAAAATGGATAATTGCTGTAAACTAGTGTAATGCTGCCCACTGAAGTAAAAACAGACTGaaaaatatttcaattaaaaGACAATGGGTTTTTATCAAATAGTTTATTTTTGCACAATTTCTGTCTCAGATAATTGAATACTGTCAAGTCACTTCTTAATTAACATGTCAAAACCGGATTGTTTTGCAGTCTATTTTAACTTAAACCATTTTAACTTGTAACATGATTAACAAAAATAGACTAGTCAAATCAATGCGTGTGTTTAATGGACAGTGGGACCATATCAAGGAAAGTTTTTTTGAATGTAAGAAAATATTTGTCATTGAAAGTAATGAAATATTAACCAAGTGAACTAGTGAGGTCTTGTATACAGGATAGTTCATTGATCAGGCTTCCTGTGAGTCTGTTATAAGAAGACCAATCTGAGAAGCTAAGATAAGGTCGAATTGGATTCTGAAGAAAGACGCATCAACACCAACAGGAACCATCTACTTTGCTCAACTCCAAGAGGTCGGCTTCTAGTTCCTTGTCGTCCTGGAAGCGCTCCGTGAAAGACTGAATTAAGCCTGATGCACTGCCTTCATACTCCACCAGCTCAACGCTGTCCTCTGGGGAGCACAAAAAGAAAGCTTTGACTTTTTTTGTGCTTATAATTCTGCTGCCACCTTGTGTAGCAAAGGTCAATTGCAGGACTCCCATAAACGAGTGGCGCTGGCATATCCGAACCTACCGTTGATCCTGGTGTTGGCTTGGACAAATATCTTACGATCTTCTTTCCTAAGAAGCACAGTCTCACGAAGGCGCAAGAAATTGTGAGTCCCGCTCTCGCTTACGGTGGAGTATCCATCATAGAGGGCCTTGCCTTTGTCCACATCTGCTGTGGATTTAAAGACCTAACCACAAAAGAGAAATATCCCTAAAATTGTTAATtgtcaatatacataaattatacTCATCCCTATTAGATGGCAAGAGCTAAATGATACGTGTCTAGTTACGTCTTGGCTGACAGACATGCCTGCAGTTTCCGAAGGAATTTGTGGATGGCGTCCTTTCCAACGGTGTGGATCTTGCTTCTGTCTATTGTAATTAGAGCATCGGGCTTGCCGTCCGTTCCTGTGACCTCCTCCAGGCCCACCAGGCCCTCTCCAGCCTCCAGCAGCACACGCAGGATCACGAACCGAGCCTGCATGTGAGCCTGAAATGTGCCAAAACTTAAGATAAGCCTGCACACATGAATAGATAATGGTATTAAGATAATAATTATCATTCTGCCAATAGTTTACAACGGCAGTGTCGACAACACTGTGGATACTTCCTAATTGTTTCAAATTGGACATCACTTGTCCATTGCTTACTTTGGACTTATTGAGCTAGAAAAACtagaaaaatgctaaaaaaaaaacaacaacacctaaCACTAAACAAGGTAGCAATTCGCTAAAAACACCCCTGCTCTACTGACAAAATGAGCAGAGATCGTTAAGCCCGgcacaatggatgtgctgcctggcacaaaatggctgcgctGCAGACACACAGTGGCTGCGCTGCAGACACACAATGGGGGTATGAAACGTTTGTACACTTTTTACTGTATGTAAAATCTGCACCGCAACCACAGAATTTCCACATTGTGACAAATACTCTATCCTACATGTAACCTCAATAATTGTATGCAACTTTATTATATATAATTGTCTACCATATTATAAACTACCATACTTTGTACTGATCTATTTAAAAGGCCGTCTGTCGTGAGTACTCTTCTTGCTGCATCTCATTGCATCTTGTTGAACTTTTGAATCAAGttcaatatataaatattttatttaattgtgtcGCATGTGTATTTAAATGATTGTATTGATTTAACTTAATGTTCATATTGATGTTGAATTATAAGAATGGTGTAATTCATTGCTTGGTCCTGTTCATGCAGGCCAGGTTTAAAGACCTCCTTTAAAGACTACAACGAAGGACATGTTACAAATTTGAATTAAACATCTGGAGGGTGATCTTCTAGGTCATTAGCCTGAAGCCCGAAAGCGGTCACCTGCTGGTGCTGTAGGAGCAGTCTTTGTATTTTTATATGGGGAACTCATACAAAAACTGAACGTTTTGATCACGGACTTAACTATTTTGGTATTAACCATTGGGAAAGAATAAGATGTGCACAGTGTAAATATTGCAACTTGTACATATTTGGGGGTTTGTCTACCTTTTAATATACTCACCTTGCCTCAGAAACCTTTGTTGAGTGTCATTAGCTCAACATTTCCTCCGAGACTTGATGCTTAcctatatatatcatatatgctACATATACTATCCCCAACCCTCCCGTGTAGCTAAATAAGAAGCGTGCTCGCATCATAGGTGCGTTCATTGTTGTTTACCTGTCTCCAGTTCTTGTTCTCAGGTGTGTAAAATTCCAAGCCGAGCAGTCCTCCTCGCACCATGCTCAGCCAGTTCACGTACACCACATCCTCCGCATCCTGACCCTTGTGACCAAAAATACTGCGACACACAACAGTAAAAAGTAACATAAAAATTTAATTGCATACAAACATGGGAACTAAGTGACCCACCTGAGTACTTCCTTGTTTAGGCACAGATAGAGCCCGACACACTCAGCTCTACATTCCTCGTAAGAAGAGGCGATAATGGAGAATTTACTGTCCCAGGTCTCACTGTCCTGATACCAACTTGAAACCTAAATATGCACACAATTAGCAATCAGGAACAGCAGCTCTGCAACTAAACCCAAAGTTAATAAGTGCATTATTTGAAGAGCACCTGCTCGCCCGTTTCCGGGTTCGTGACTTTGCTCTGGTCAAAGTTGAACTTGCCCTTGTCATCCTATTGAGGCATCCACGCACAAATGAGTCACAGAATCATTAACAGCATT
The window above is part of the Nerophis ophidion isolate RoL-2023_Sa linkage group LG04, RoL_Noph_v1.0, whole genome shotgun sequence genome. Proteins encoded here:
- the LOC133551717 gene encoding ras and Rab interactor 1-like isoform X2, which codes for MRIPEEHQRTGPAPVDGPCMAPALDQRRHCAPHTTKGASRGQNTFLVRKSLTSKRNVLCVRLVDDSVPSFVQQFGIRAECSTLSLETSAISFPDLPRLISFYCVSRDVLPFPLELPEAIAKATSHKELESISHMGVEFWNSHLNVRGPREAPKTEEKSQNSPISAIATANSQTIPASQTDSSPQLDSELNATPESDPNSTLFREFCPIETRSPRELDCGSGLGALCFINPLFLQSDSILSKRRLMKRSFKVRVSTETSTLLSPPLARPPPPPLMPKTKGKCKALKQAEPQNISEGQKQMEASQLPTVAEHPPEDTDYMQPPPAITSSLSPSLSPYLAPPLPPKTSPAPQDPSSASLATHYQFPSLSPKAPSASLSPYQSPSSSPFSLTPFCSPVISPMAEEACQKTPTFTSSQHGLEKKINDNKVEELHREMEASTLDTDSRGSFDGLEEAAEMAQKTAVQQKSDIQQN
- the LOC133551717 gene encoding ras and Rab interactor 1-like isoform X1 — its product is MAQQEEPLYDFPEPTEPSEGKFPGHQRGCGSLKSISVLDRLLLTVPVWLQLSINAATALHILQREPPGTFLVRKSLTSKRNVLCVRLVDDSVPSFVQQFGIRAECSTLSLETSAISFPDLPRLISFYCVSRDVLPFPLELPEAIAKATSHKELESISHMGVEFWNSHLNVRGPREAPKTEEKSQNSPISAIATANSQTIPASQTDSSPQLDSELNATPESDPNSTLFREFCPIETRSPRELDCGSGLGALCFINPLFLQSDSILSKRRLMKRSFKVRVSTETSTLLSPPLARPPPPPLMPKTKGKCKALKQAEPQNISEGQKQMEASQLPTVAEHPPEDTDYMQPPPAITSSLSPSLSPYLAPPLPPKTSPAPQDPSSASLATHYQFPSLSPKAPSASLSPYQSPSSSPFSLTPFCSPVISPMAEEACQKTPTFTSSQHGLEKKINDNKVEELHREMEASTLDTDSRGSFDGLEEAAEMAQKTAVQQKSDIQQN